In a genomic window of Equus przewalskii isolate Varuska chromosome 4, EquPr2, whole genome shotgun sequence:
- the BZW2 gene encoding eIF5-mimic protein 1, whose product MNKHQKPVLTGQRFKTRKRDEKEKFEPTVFRDTLVQGLNEAGDDLEAVAKFLDSTGSRLDYRRYADTLFDILVAGSMLAPGGTRIDDGDKTKMTNHCVFSANEDHETIRNYAQVFNKLIRRYKYLEKAFEDEMKKLLLFLKAFSETEQTKLAMLSGILLGNGTLPATILTSLFTDSLVKEGIAASFAVKLFKAWMAEKDANSVTSSLRKANLDKRLLELFPVNRQSVDHFAKYFTDAGLKELSDFLRVQQSLGTRKELQKELQERLSQECPIKEVVLYVKEEMKRNDLPETAVIGLLWTCIMNAVEWNKKEELVAEQALKHLKQYAPLLAVFSSQGQSELILLQKVQEYCYDNIHFMKAFQKIVVLFYKADVLSEEAILKWYKEAHVAKGKSVFLDQMKKFVEWLQNAEEESESEGEES is encoded by the exons atgaaTAAGCATCAGAAGCCAGTGCTAACAGGCCAGCGGTTCAAAACTCGGAAAAGGG atgaaaaagagaaattcgAACCCACAGTCTTCAGGGATACACTTGTCCAGGGGCTTAATGAAGCTGGGGATGACCTTGAAGCTGTAGCCAAGTTTCTGGACTCTACAGGCTCAAGATTAGATTATCGTCGCTATGCAGACACGCTCTTCGATATCCTGGTGGCTGGCAGTATGCTCG CCCCTGGTGGAACACGCATAGATGATGGTGACAAGACCAAGATGACCAACCACTGTGTGTTTTCAGCAAATGAAGATCATGAAACCATCCGAAACTATGCTCAG GTCTTCAATAAACTCATCAGGAGATATAAGTATTTGGAAAAGGcatttgaggatgaaatgaaaaag CTTCTCCTCTTCCTTAAAGCCTTTTCCGAAACAGAGCAGACAAAGTTGGCAATGCTGTCTGGGATCCTGCTGGGCAACGGCACCCTTCCTGCCACCATCCTTACCAGTCTCTTCACCGACAGCTTAGTCAAGGAAG GCATTGCAGCCTCATTTGCTGTCAAGCTTTTTAAAGCATGGATGGCAGAAAAAGATGCCAACTCTGTGACCTCTTCTTTGAGAAAAGCCAACTTAGACAAGAGGCTGCTT gagCTCTTTCCAGTTAACAGGCAGAGTGTGGATCATTTTGCTAAGTACTTCACTGATGCAGGTCTGAAGGAGCTTTCTGACTTCCTGCGAGTCCAGCAGTCCCTGGGCACCAGGAAGGAACTGCAGAAGGAGCTCCAGGAGCGTCTTTCTCAGGAATGCCCGATTAAGGAG GTGGTGCTCTATGtgaaagaagagatgaagagGAATGACCTTCCGGAAACAGCAGTGATTGGACTGCTATGGACCTGTATAATGAATGCTGTCGAGTGGAACAAGAAGGAAGAACTCGTTGCAGAGCAGGCTCTTAAGCACCTGAAG CAATACGCTCCTCTCCTGGCTGTGTTCAGCTCCCAAGGCCAGTCAGAGCTGATCCTCCTCCAGAAGGTTCAGGAATACTGCTATGATAACATCCATTTCATGAAAGCCTTTCAGAAGATCGTGGTTCTCTTTTATAAAG CTGATGTGCTGAGTGAAGAAGCGATATTGAAATGGTACAAAGAAGCGCATGTTGCCAAAGGCAAGAGTGTTTTTCTTGACCAGATGAAGAAATTTGTCGAGTGGTTACAAAACGCAGAAGaag AATCTGAATCGGAAGGTGAGGAAAGTTAA